From Actinosynnema mirum DSM 43827, a single genomic window includes:
- the pdhA gene encoding pyruvate dehydrogenase (acetyl-transferring) E1 component subunit alpha: MSSSEEWTHPGPDAVPATGAAPTAEQVIAGLKATDEGGSDLVQLLTPEGERVQHPDFAVDVTAEELRGLYRDMVLVRRVDREANALQRKGELGLWAPLLGQEAAQVGAGRAMRARDMAFPSYREHGVAWCRGVPPTDLLSMFRGTDQCGWDPVEHRFHPYTIVIGNQVLNATGYAMGQRFDGAVGDDGGEATMAFFGDGATSQGDVHEGFVWAAVYDAPVVFFCQNNQWAISEPTERQSRLPLYQRARGYGFPGIRVDGNDVLATLAVTRWALDQCRTGNGPVLIEAFTYRMDAHTTSDDPSRYRLSDELELWKLKDPIERVKVHLVKQQWADQEFFDHVELEAEELGARLREHCSSLEAPPAERIFSQVYAEGSPVVDAQRAEFLSYHAGFLGGER; encoded by the coding sequence ATGTCGTCCTCAGAAGAATGGACGCACCCCGGTCCGGACGCAGTTCCGGCGACCGGGGCCGCGCCGACCGCCGAACAGGTGATCGCCGGTCTCAAGGCCACGGACGAGGGCGGCTCCGACCTGGTGCAGCTGCTCACCCCCGAGGGCGAGCGGGTCCAGCACCCCGACTTCGCCGTCGACGTCACGGCCGAGGAGCTGCGCGGGCTGTACCGCGACATGGTCCTGGTCCGCCGCGTCGACCGCGAGGCCAACGCGCTGCAGCGCAAGGGCGAGCTCGGCCTCTGGGCGCCCCTGCTCGGCCAGGAGGCCGCGCAGGTCGGCGCCGGGCGGGCGATGCGGGCGCGGGACATGGCGTTCCCCAGCTACCGCGAGCACGGCGTCGCCTGGTGCCGGGGCGTGCCCCCGACCGACCTGCTCAGCATGTTCCGCGGCACCGACCAGTGCGGCTGGGACCCGGTCGAGCACCGCTTCCACCCCTACACGATCGTCATCGGCAACCAGGTGCTCAACGCCACCGGGTACGCCATGGGCCAGCGGTTCGACGGCGCCGTGGGCGACGACGGCGGCGAGGCCACCATGGCGTTCTTCGGCGACGGCGCCACCAGCCAGGGCGACGTGCACGAGGGCTTCGTCTGGGCGGCCGTCTACGACGCGCCGGTGGTGTTCTTCTGCCAGAACAACCAGTGGGCCATCTCCGAGCCCACCGAGCGCCAGTCCCGGCTCCCGCTCTACCAGCGGGCGCGCGGCTACGGCTTCCCCGGCATCCGGGTCGACGGCAACGACGTCCTCGCCACCCTCGCCGTCACGCGCTGGGCGCTCGACCAGTGCCGCACCGGCAACGGCCCCGTCCTGATCGAGGCGTTCACCTACCGGATGGACGCCCACACCACCTCGGACGACCCGTCCCGCTACCGGCTCTCCGACGAGCTGGAGCTGTGGAAGCTCAAGGACCCCATCGAGCGGGTCAAGGTGCACCTGGTCAAGCAGCAGTGGGCGGACCAGGAGTTCTTCGACCACGTCGAGCTGGAGGCCGAGGAGCTCGGCGCCCGGCTGCGCGAGCACTGCTCGTCGCTGGAGGCCCCGCCCGCCGAGCGGATCTTCAGCCAGGTGTACGCGGAGGGCAGCCCGGTCGTGGACGCCCAGCGCGCGGAGTTCCTGTCCTACCACGCCGGTTTCCTGGGAGGTGAGCGCTGA
- a CDS encoding alpha-ketoacid dehydrogenase subunit beta: MAAPTVDRADAGAPAAVQTLTIAKAINSGLRAAMEADPKVIVMGEDVGKLGGVFRITDGLQKDFGEQRVLDTPLAESGIVGTAVGLALRGYRPVCEIQFDGFIFPAFDQIVSQVAKLHYRTQGRLKLPIVIRVPYGGGIGAVEHHSESPEGYFAHTAGLKVVTCSNPADAHWMIQQAIACDDPVLFFEPKRRYYEKGQVDTTAAPGPLFASRVLREGTDVTIAAYGPVVRTALEAAAAAEEDGRSLAVVDLRSLSPLDLGPVYESVRRTGRLVVVSEAPGEASLASHIAAQVQQECFYSLQAPVLRVTGYDTPYPPAKLEEEFLPDLDRVLDAADRSMAW, translated from the coding sequence ATGGCCGCGCCGACCGTCGACCGCGCGGACGCGGGCGCGCCCGCCGCCGTGCAGACCCTCACCATCGCCAAGGCGATCAACTCCGGCCTGCGCGCCGCGATGGAGGCCGACCCGAAGGTCATCGTCATGGGCGAGGACGTCGGCAAGCTCGGCGGCGTCTTCCGCATCACCGACGGCCTGCAGAAGGACTTCGGCGAGCAGCGCGTGCTGGACACCCCGCTGGCCGAGTCCGGCATCGTGGGCACCGCCGTGGGCCTGGCGCTGCGCGGCTACCGGCCGGTGTGCGAGATCCAGTTCGACGGCTTCATCTTCCCGGCGTTCGACCAGATCGTCAGCCAGGTCGCCAAGCTGCACTACCGCACCCAGGGCAGGCTCAAGCTGCCCATCGTCATCCGGGTGCCCTACGGCGGCGGCATCGGCGCGGTCGAGCACCACTCCGAGTCGCCCGAGGGGTACTTCGCGCACACCGCGGGCCTCAAGGTCGTCACCTGCTCGAACCCGGCCGACGCGCACTGGATGATCCAGCAGGCCATCGCCTGCGACGACCCGGTGCTGTTCTTCGAGCCGAAGCGGCGCTACTACGAGAAGGGGCAGGTCGACACGACCGCGGCCCCCGGCCCGCTGTTCGCGTCGCGGGTGCTGCGGGAGGGCACGGACGTCACGATCGCGGCGTACGGGCCGGTCGTGCGCACCGCGCTGGAGGCCGCTGCCGCCGCCGAGGAGGACGGGCGCTCGCTGGCCGTCGTCGACCTGCGCTCGCTCTCGCCGCTGGACCTCGGCCCGGTGTACGAGTCGGTGCGGCGCACCGGTCGGCTCGTCGTGGTGTCCGAGGCGCCCGGCGAGGCGTCGCTGGCCAGCCACATCGCGGCCCAGGTGCAGCAGGAGTGCTTCTACTCGCTCCAGGCGCCGGTGCTCAGGGTGACCGGGTACGACACGCCCTACCCGCCCGCGAAGCTGGAGGAGGAGTTCCTCCCCGACCTCGACCGGGTGCTCGACGCCGCAGACCGCTCGATGGCCTGGTGA
- a CDS encoding dihydrolipoamide acetyltransferase family protein, protein MPRYKQFPLPDTAEGLTDAEILTWHVRPGDVVKVNQVIVEIETAKAAVELPCPWDGVVTEVLVQVGQTVDVGTPIITIDVDPSGAAPAPAPAPAPVNGAAVEESGRVPTLVGYGPKSGAAKRRPRKGNPAAAAPVAPAVPAPVAAPAPAPVAVAEPVAPQGGYVPLAKPPVRKLAKDLGVDLRALTGSGPGGVITREDVEASLAAPVAEPAPSAVDSGARERRVPIKGVRKATAQAMVDSAFTAPHVTEFLTIDVTPMMELRARLKDTPEFRGVKLTPLAFAAKAVVLAARRTPDVNAAWDGPAGEIVYKDYVHLGIAAATPRGLVVPKVRDADRMSLRELAVALEELATTAREGRTKPSDMVGGTFTITNVGVFGVDTGTPILNPGESGILALGAIRDMPWVVDGQVVPRKVCQLALSFDHRVVDGQQGSQFLADVGALLADPAVAITY, encoded by the coding sequence GTGCCGCGGTACAAGCAGTTCCCGCTCCCGGACACGGCCGAGGGGCTGACCGACGCCGAGATCCTCACCTGGCACGTGCGGCCCGGTGACGTGGTCAAGGTCAACCAGGTCATCGTGGAGATCGAGACCGCGAAGGCGGCCGTCGAGCTGCCCTGCCCGTGGGACGGGGTGGTGACCGAGGTCCTCGTGCAGGTCGGGCAGACCGTCGACGTGGGCACGCCGATCATCACCATCGACGTCGACCCGAGCGGGGCGGCGCCCGCGCCCGCCCCGGCGCCTGCCCCGGTCAACGGGGCCGCGGTCGAGGAGTCCGGCCGGGTGCCCACGCTCGTCGGGTACGGGCCGAAGTCCGGCGCGGCGAAGCGCCGCCCCCGCAAGGGGAACCCGGCCGCGGCTGCTCCGGTCGCGCCCGCGGTTCCCGCGCCCGTGGCCGCACCCGCGCCCGCGCCGGTCGCGGTCGCGGAACCCGTCGCGCCGCAAGGCGGGTACGTCCCGCTGGCCAAGCCGCCGGTGCGCAAGCTGGCCAAGGACCTCGGGGTCGACCTGCGCGCGCTCACCGGCTCCGGCCCCGGCGGCGTGATCACCCGCGAGGACGTCGAGGCGTCGCTGGCCGCTCCGGTCGCGGAACCCGCTCCGTCCGCGGTGGACAGCGGAGCGCGTGAGCGGCGGGTGCCGATCAAGGGCGTCCGCAAGGCGACCGCGCAGGCGATGGTGGACAGCGCGTTCACCGCTCCGCACGTCACCGAGTTCCTGACCATCGACGTCACGCCGATGATGGAGCTGCGGGCCAGGCTCAAGGACACCCCGGAGTTCCGGGGCGTCAAGCTGACCCCGCTGGCGTTCGCGGCCAAGGCCGTCGTGCTCGCGGCGCGGCGGACCCCGGACGTGAACGCCGCCTGGGACGGTCCGGCGGGCGAGATCGTCTACAAGGACTACGTGCACCTGGGCATCGCCGCCGCCACCCCGCGCGGGCTGGTGGTGCCGAAGGTCAGGGACGCGGACCGGATGTCGCTGCGCGAGCTGGCCGTCGCGCTGGAGGAGCTGGCCACGACCGCGCGCGAGGGCAGGACGAAGCCCTCGGACATGGTCGGCGGCACGTTCACCATCACCAACGTCGGCGTCTTCGGCGTCGACACCGGGACGCCCATCCTCAACCCCGGCGAGTCGGGCATCCTCGCGCTCGGCGCGATCCGCGACATGCCGTGGGTGGTGGACGGCCAGGTGGTGCCGCGCAAGGTGTGCCAGCTGGCGCTGAGCTTCGACCACCGCGTGGTCGACGGCCAGCAGGGCTCGCAGTTCCTGGCGGACGTCGGCGCGCTCCTGGCCGACCCCGCCGTGGCGATCACGTACTGA
- a CDS encoding M20/M25/M40 family metallo-hydrolase, protein MDRSALTRTVRSTWDEDVLPSLTGLVAVPAVSPAFDPDWEASGHLDAAVEHVRAWLATRDLPGAQVEVVRLPGRTPLLLVDVPATAGDDTVLLYGHLDKQPPVANWSEGLAPWTPVVRDGRLYGRGSADDGYSGYAAVTAIEAVRAAGGQHARCVLLLETSEESGSPDLPAYLEHLTPRLGDVSLVVCLDSGGNDYERMWLTTSLRGLVQVAMTVRVVEGGLHSGMASGIVPSSFRIARQLLDRLEDSATGEIQLMEMHVDVPENRVDEIREAVAAAPGSLTGAVPWAGGTQPVDGDEVQLALNNGWRPTLSITGADGLPKPEDAGNVLRPSTTLVLSFRLPPTADSAAALAAVERALTTDVPYGAVVELSRTEHATGWNAPELAPWLRESLDRVGADVFGSPWRTVSLGGSIPFMGLLHEAYPAAQFLVTGAVGPDSNCHVPDEWLNLAHAARITEAVAVVLDAHTRR, encoded by the coding sequence GTGGATCGATCTGCGTTGACCCGTACCGTCCGAAGCACCTGGGACGAGGACGTCCTGCCCAGCCTGACCGGGCTCGTCGCCGTGCCCGCCGTCTCCCCGGCGTTCGACCCGGACTGGGAGGCGAGCGGCCACCTCGACGCCGCCGTCGAGCACGTGCGCGCCTGGCTCGCCACCCGCGACCTGCCCGGCGCGCAGGTGGAGGTGGTCCGCCTGCCGGGACGCACCCCGCTGCTCCTGGTGGACGTGCCCGCCACGGCGGGTGACGACACCGTGCTGCTCTACGGCCACCTCGACAAGCAGCCGCCGGTCGCCAACTGGTCCGAGGGCCTGGCCCCGTGGACCCCGGTCGTGCGCGACGGCAGGCTCTACGGCCGGGGCTCGGCCGACGACGGCTACTCCGGCTACGCGGCCGTCACCGCCATCGAGGCGGTGCGCGCGGCCGGTGGGCAGCACGCCCGGTGCGTGCTGCTGCTGGAGACCAGCGAGGAGTCCGGCAGCCCCGACCTGCCCGCCTACCTGGAGCACCTCACGCCGCGCCTGGGCGACGTGTCGCTGGTCGTGTGCCTGGACTCGGGCGGCAACGACTACGAGCGGATGTGGCTGACCACCTCGCTGCGCGGCCTGGTGCAGGTCGCCATGACCGTGCGCGTGGTCGAGGGCGGCCTGCACTCCGGCATGGCCAGCGGCATCGTGCCCAGCTCGTTCCGGATCGCCAGGCAGCTGCTCGACCGGCTGGAGGACTCGGCCACCGGCGAGATCCAGCTCATGGAGATGCACGTCGACGTGCCGGAGAACCGGGTCGACGAGATCCGCGAGGCCGTGGCCGCCGCGCCGGGCTCGCTGACCGGGGCCGTGCCGTGGGCGGGCGGCACCCAGCCGGTGGACGGGGACGAGGTGCAGTTGGCGCTCAACAACGGCTGGCGGCCGACCCTGTCGATCACCGGCGCGGACGGCCTGCCCAAGCCGGAGGACGCGGGCAACGTGCTGCGCCCCTCCACCACGCTGGTGCTCAGCTTCCGGCTGCCGCCGACCGCCGACTCGGCCGCGGCGCTGGCCGCCGTGGAGCGCGCGCTGACCACCGACGTGCCGTACGGCGCGGTGGTGGAGCTGTCGCGCACCGAGCACGCGACCGGCTGGAACGCGCCGGAGCTGGCCCCGTGGCTGCGCGAGTCGCTGGACCGGGTGGGCGCGGACGTGTTCGGCTCGCCGTGGCGGACGGTGTCGCTGGGCGGGTCGATCCCGTTCATGGGCCTGCTGCACGAGGCGTACCCGGCGGCGCAGTTCCTGGTGACCGGCGCGGTCGGCCCGGACAGCAACTGCCACGTGCCCGACGAGTGGCTGAACCTGGCGCACGCCGCGCGGATCACCGAGGCCGTCGCGGTCGTGCTGGACGCCCACACCCGCAGGTGA